The proteins below come from a single Phenylobacterium sp. LH3H17 genomic window:
- a CDS encoding 3'-5' exonuclease, with product MDFRIADTFTDALARLPAAEQKAVKVSVLDLQLDPSAPGLQMHRIDKSKDANFWSARVNRDLRLVLHKTASSILVAYVDHHDRAYAWAERRRIEAHPRTGAVQIVEVRELVEEARPDLARLWTEAPAEAPVAAPAPVAVPAAPLFAKLDDDALLAVGVPEDWLFPVQAATEAGFFELAEHLPAEAAEALLDYAATGVLRPPEAVVEAEAPADPFRHPDALRRFLTVESVDELRAALDAPWDKWSVFLHPSQRAVVERSYNGPARVAGSAGTGKTVVAVHRAVRLIRDDPAARVLLTTFSEPLAGSLRGKLAVLAGPDTSIVPRITIASFEGLAGELFQLAFGRKPRVASADQVEGALAGAARDAGLKGFSQRFLSAEWASVIDAWRVGDAGAYAEVPRLGRKNRLGSRQREALWPMFEAAEGSLKAQGLLTWAGVFHALADHYAARADKPFTHIVVDEAQDLGVPELRLLCAIAPDGQDRLFFAGDLGQRIFQQPFSWKALGADVRGRSTTLKVNYRTSQQIREAADRLLPNMVRDVDGREEERRGTISVFEGPSPEITLSADGQAETQRVADFIREAVASGIAPAEIGVFVRSRRELPRARAAVEAAGQQPVELSQRQIDVGDRIAIGTMHLAKGLEFKAVAVMACDDEVLPSAARIDSVVEESDLDDVYETERHLLYVACTRARDRLLVSAVTPGSEFLADFG from the coding sequence ATGGACTTCCGCATCGCCGACACCTTCACGGACGCACTCGCCCGGCTCCCCGCCGCGGAGCAGAAGGCCGTGAAGGTCAGCGTGCTGGACCTCCAACTCGATCCCTCCGCGCCCGGCCTTCAGATGCACCGCATCGACAAGTCGAAGGATGCCAACTTCTGGTCCGCGCGGGTCAATCGCGACCTACGCCTGGTCCTGCACAAGACCGCCTCCAGCATCCTGGTCGCCTACGTGGATCACCACGACCGCGCCTATGCCTGGGCCGAGCGGCGCCGGATCGAGGCGCATCCGCGCACCGGCGCCGTTCAGATCGTTGAGGTCCGTGAGCTGGTTGAGGAAGCGCGGCCTGATCTTGCGCGCCTCTGGACGGAGGCGCCAGCCGAGGCGCCGGTGGCGGCGCCCGCCCCCGTGGCCGTGCCTGCTGCGCCGCTGTTCGCCAAGCTGGACGACGACGCCTTGTTGGCGGTCGGCGTGCCGGAGGACTGGCTGTTCCCCGTGCAGGCCGCGACCGAGGCAGGCTTCTTTGAGCTGGCGGAACACTTGCCGGCGGAGGCGGCCGAGGCCCTTCTGGACTATGCCGCGACAGGCGTTCTGAGACCGCCGGAGGCTGTGGTCGAAGCCGAGGCGCCGGCCGATCCCTTCCGGCATCCCGATGCTCTGCGCCGCTTCCTCACCGTGGAGTCAGTGGACGAGCTGCGCGCCGCGCTCGATGCGCCCTGGGACAAGTGGTCGGTGTTCCTGCATCCGTCGCAGCGGGCTGTCGTCGAGCGCAGCTACAACGGGCCGGCTCGGGTGGCGGGCTCGGCCGGAACGGGCAAGACGGTCGTCGCCGTCCACCGCGCCGTTCGCCTGATCCGGGACGATCCGGCCGCGCGGGTATTGCTGACCACGTTCTCCGAACCCCTGGCCGGTAGCCTGCGCGGCAAGCTGGCGGTGCTGGCCGGGCCAGACACCTCGATTGTCCCGCGGATCACGATCGCCTCGTTCGAGGGCCTGGCTGGCGAGCTGTTTCAGCTCGCCTTCGGTCGCAAGCCGCGTGTCGCGTCGGCGGACCAGGTTGAAGGCGCACTCGCCGGCGCCGCGCGCGACGCCGGCCTGAAGGGCTTCTCCCAACGGTTCCTCTCGGCGGAGTGGGCAAGTGTCATCGACGCGTGGCGCGTCGGCGACGCCGGCGCCTATGCCGAGGTGCCGAGGCTCGGCCGCAAGAACCGGCTCGGCAGTCGCCAGCGCGAAGCCTTGTGGCCGATGTTTGAGGCGGCTGAGGGATCGTTGAAGGCGCAGGGCTTGCTGACCTGGGCGGGCGTGTTCCACGCGCTGGCGGACCACTATGCGGCCAGGGCGGACAAGCCTTTCACCCATATCGTCGTTGATGAGGCGCAGGATCTCGGCGTGCCGGAACTGCGCCTGCTCTGCGCCATCGCGCCGGACGGCCAGGACAGGCTGTTCTTCGCCGGCGACCTGGGCCAGCGCATCTTCCAGCAGCCGTTCTCCTGGAAGGCGCTGGGCGCCGACGTGCGCGGCCGGTCTACGACGCTGAAGGTCAACTACCGCACCTCCCAGCAAATCCGCGAGGCGGCCGACCGGCTACTGCCGAACATGGTGCGCGATGTGGACGGGCGGGAGGAGGAGCGCCGCGGCACAATCTCGGTTTTCGAGGGGCCATCGCCTGAGATCACCTTGAGTGCGGACGGACAGGCGGAAACCCAGCGCGTCGCCGATTTCATTCGGGAAGCTGTCGCCAGCGGCATCGCGCCTGCGGAGATCGGCGTCTTCGTGCGCTCCCGCCGTGAGCTGCCCCGCGCCCGCGCCGCCGTGGAGGCCGCTGGCCAGCAACCGGTTGAGCTGTCCCAGCGCCAGATCGATGTGGGCGATAGGATCGCCATCGGGACGATGCACCTCGCCAAGGGCCTGGAGTTCAAGGCCGTGGCGGTCATGGCCTGCGATGACGAAGTGTTGCCCTCGGCGGCGCGGATCGACTCGGTCGTCGAGGAGAGCGATCTTGATGACGTCTACGAGACCGAGCGCCATCTTCTTTACGTCGCCTGTACCCGCGCACGGGACCGCCTGTTGGTCAGCGCCGTGACGCCTGGTTCAGAATTCCTCGCAGATTTTGGGTAA
- a CDS encoding response regulator: MEPRPTALVVDENALVRGTLADCLEDAGFVVIQAKDGVSAVLVLESGAAFHVLFTGIQMPGPIDGLGVANRVYARRPGTPIVVTSGRGVPDALPPGGHFISKPYDVAAIVTLLSELVAA, encoded by the coding sequence GTGGAACCCCGACCGACTGCACTTGTGGTCGACGAAAACGCGCTAGTGCGTGGCACCCTCGCCGATTGCCTGGAAGACGCCGGCTTTGTCGTTATTCAGGCCAAAGACGGTGTTTCGGCGGTCCTGGTGTTGGAGTCCGGTGCCGCATTCCATGTCCTGTTCACCGGGATTCAGATGCCCGGCCCAATCGATGGCCTTGGCGTGGCCAACCGCGTTTACGCGCGTCGCCCTGGCACGCCGATCGTCGTGACGTCCGGCCGGGGCGTTCCCGACGCGCTGCCGCCAGGGGGGCATTTCATATCCAAGCCCTATGATGTCGCGGCGATTGTAACCCTGCTTAGTGAGCTGGTCGCAGCTTGA
- a CDS encoding CHASE3 domain-containing protein, producing MVKIDLVGPHETSRGILTGSQNLPESRSIHRSFKARDQSAAIKATTEPVLQRLLRLGRGPMHVAMTSDNRSQLTLLVGFALLVVMILGSVWLADQQKQSFALVRHTLEVESRLSTVLSDFQDAETGQRGFLLTGQDEYLKPYEAAVSRVDGDIKAVTAATANNPLQQTSMKTLRGLAIARQEGLRQTIALYRTGDHAGAAESKRLGVGKALMDQIRDVVTTMKAQETELLHASERTAVRQASLAQAVLVVNGLVILILVFITFRQAHTRLALAVVSAAELKSSNADLLASAADLKVANASLKEELATREAAEAQVRQMQKMESIGQLTGGIAHDFNNMLSIVIGSLDIAKRRLDTDRARALVCIDNALEGAQRAALLTARLLAFSRQLPLEPRSLDVNKLMGGMSEMLRHTIGEHLRIETVLAGGLWRAFVDPGQLENAILNLVINARDAMPEGGRLTVETSNAHLDDAYHSANAEAVAGQYVLLSVTDTGVGMPDDVIERVFDPFFTTKGVGKGTGLGLSQVHGFVKQSGGHVKIYSEPGVGTTVKLYLPRLVGPEVDLDAEAPALSAESAQAQAGEVILVVEDDEKIRFLSVEALRDFGYTVVQAGDASQALAVLAVTPRVDLLFTDIVMPDMNGRQLADRARETRPDLKVLYTTGFTKNAVVHNGVLDSGVALISKPFTIDQLAIKVRLVLDGAGINRPS from the coding sequence ATGGTGAAGATTGATCTAGTCGGGCCACATGAAACGTCTCGGGGAATTCTTACCGGATCTCAGAATTTGCCCGAGTCTCGGAGTATCCATCGGTCTTTCAAAGCGCGTGATCAATCGGCGGCTATCAAAGCCACGACGGAACCTGTGCTTCAACGCTTGCTTAGGCTTGGTCGCGGCCCCATGCATGTCGCCATGACCTCCGACAATCGATCACAGCTGACGCTCCTGGTAGGCTTCGCCCTGCTCGTCGTGATGATCCTGGGATCGGTCTGGCTCGCCGATCAGCAAAAGCAAAGCTTCGCTCTGGTCCGCCACACGCTGGAAGTGGAAAGCCGGCTTTCCACGGTGTTGTCGGATTTCCAGGACGCCGAGACCGGCCAGCGCGGCTTTTTACTCACGGGCCAGGATGAATATCTCAAGCCCTATGAAGCTGCGGTCAGCCGCGTCGATGGGGACATCAAAGCTGTGACGGCGGCGACCGCCAACAATCCCCTTCAGCAGACGTCGATGAAAACCCTGCGCGGGCTGGCCATCGCCAGACAGGAGGGCCTGCGTCAGACCATCGCGCTCTATCGGACTGGCGATCACGCCGGGGCGGCCGAATCCAAGCGGCTTGGCGTCGGCAAGGCTCTGATGGACCAGATCCGCGACGTTGTGACGACGATGAAGGCGCAGGAGACCGAATTGCTCCACGCCAGCGAACGCACGGCCGTCCGCCAGGCCAGCCTCGCCCAAGCCGTCCTCGTCGTGAACGGCCTAGTGATCCTGATCCTGGTCTTCATCACCTTTCGCCAGGCACACACCCGGCTCGCGCTCGCCGTGGTCTCGGCTGCGGAACTCAAGTCCTCCAACGCCGACCTGCTGGCGTCGGCCGCCGATCTCAAGGTGGCCAACGCCTCTCTGAAGGAGGAGCTGGCGACCCGCGAAGCGGCCGAGGCTCAGGTCCGGCAGATGCAGAAGATGGAGAGCATCGGCCAGCTAACCGGCGGCATCGCTCACGACTTCAACAACATGCTGTCGATCGTCATCGGCTCGCTCGATATCGCCAAGCGCCGCCTCGACACCGACCGCGCCCGCGCGCTGGTCTGCATCGACAACGCCCTTGAAGGCGCGCAACGCGCTGCCCTGCTGACCGCACGACTGCTAGCCTTCTCACGCCAGCTACCGCTCGAACCCCGGTCACTCGACGTCAACAAGTTGATGGGCGGGATGTCTGAGATGCTTCGTCACACCATCGGCGAGCACCTGCGGATCGAGACCGTGTTGGCCGGCGGCCTCTGGCGCGCCTTCGTCGACCCGGGGCAGCTCGAGAATGCGATCCTGAATCTGGTGATCAACGCACGCGACGCCATGCCCGAGGGCGGCCGGCTGACGGTAGAGACCTCCAACGCGCATCTCGACGACGCCTATCACTCCGCCAACGCGGAAGCCGTCGCCGGCCAATATGTGCTGCTCTCGGTGACCGACACCGGCGTTGGAATGCCCGACGACGTGATCGAGAGGGTGTTTGACCCGTTCTTCACCACCAAGGGCGTCGGCAAGGGCACGGGGCTAGGCCTTTCCCAGGTGCATGGCTTCGTCAAGCAGTCGGGCGGCCATGTGAAAATCTATTCTGAGCCCGGCGTCGGGACGACGGTGAAGCTCTATCTGCCGCGTCTCGTCGGCCCCGAGGTCGATCTTGACGCCGAGGCGCCGGCGCTCAGCGCGGAGTCCGCCCAGGCCCAGGCTGGTGAGGTGATCCTGGTCGTCGAGGACGATGAGAAGATCCGCTTCCTGTCGGTCGAGGCCCTGCGCGACTTCGGTTACACGGTCGTCCAGGCGGGCGACGCCTCCCAGGCGTTGGCAGTCCTGGCAGTGACGCCGCGGGTGGATCTGTTGTTCACCGACATCGTCATGCCCGACATGAACGGCCGCCAGCTCGCCGATCGGGCCCGGGAGACACGCCCCGACCTGAAGGTCCTCTACACAACCGGCTTCACGAAGAATGCCGTGGTCCACAACGGGGTTCTGGATTCCGGCGTGGCCCTGATCTCCAAGCCCTTCACTATCGATCAGCTGGCCATCAAGGTGCGCCTGGTGCTCGACGGCGCGGGGATCAATCGTCCGAGCTGA
- a CDS encoding TrbC/VirB2 family protein, with translation MRPISRNRRGIAFGQPMGAVLLLAVGAALVMAEPAWAAGGGTAMPWEGPLTTIMNSLAGPVAKAIGVIAIVITGLGFAFAEGGSAMRKGIGIVFGLAIAFTATTFVTSFFNLTAGAVF, from the coding sequence ATGAGACCCATCTCCAGAAATCGTCGTGGGATCGCTTTTGGCCAGCCGATGGGCGCGGTTCTGCTGCTCGCCGTCGGGGCGGCTCTCGTGATGGCGGAACCCGCTTGGGCGGCCGGCGGCGGTACGGCCATGCCTTGGGAAGGCCCGCTCACGACGATTATGAACTCGCTTGCCGGACCCGTGGCCAAGGCGATTGGCGTGATCGCTATCGTCATCACCGGGCTGGGCTTTGCCTTCGCCGAAGGCGGGTCGGCCATGCGCAAAGGCATCGGCATCGTGTTCGGCCTGGCCATCGCGTTCACGGCGACGACCTTCGTGACCAGCTTCTTCAACCTGACCGCCGGCGCGGTGTTTTAG
- a CDS encoding VirB3 family type IV secretion system protein, producing the protein MVGSRIEGFEIGFHSSLSEPVTIGGVPRMIAVLNGTVTATLALGLQVPMIGIPLGLAVHVCAYWLTKRDPYFFDVLGRHIRQKPYWDA; encoded by the coding sequence ATGGTGGGATCCCGGATCGAGGGTTTCGAGATCGGCTTCCACAGTTCGCTGTCCGAGCCGGTGACCATCGGCGGCGTGCCCCGGATGATCGCGGTGTTGAACGGCACCGTGACCGCGACCCTCGCCCTGGGGCTCCAGGTCCCGATGATCGGCATCCCCTTGGGCCTTGCGGTCCACGTCTGCGCCTACTGGCTGACCAAACGCGACCCCTACTTCTTCGACGTGCTCGGCCGCCACATCCGCCAAAAACCCTACTGGGACGCCTGA
- the trbE gene encoding conjugal transfer protein TrbE: protein MLYLKEYRPKAERLFDHLPWVALIGPGLVLNKDGSFQKTLSFRGPDLASSTDASLVAIRAQLNNALRRLGSRWCLHIEALRAASQDYSAGEFPDPVSDLIDDERRVAFEAEERHFESRYFLTLTYLPPEEAISTAESLLLENAPSGRGAAGMYRAALNDFLGTVRQVVDILTAIMPRVRELSDDETLTYLHGCVSTKPHYVRAPETPAYLDAFLTDDDFQGGLFPRLGKNFIRTISVRAYPTTSSPGLLDRLNELGVGYRWVCRYLPLDKEDARRAVTTLRKRWFAKRKGVMALLKEAITHEPSQLEDPDAAAKTDDADAALAILGGDFASIGYFTPTVTLMDRDPDRLADRVREVEGAINRVGFVCKVEDINAVEAWLGSLPGQAYADLRRPFVSSLNLCDMMPMSAIWPGPTRNEHLTAECAKRGHPGSQPPLMVTRTAGSTPFRFDLHQGDVGHTMVVGPTGAGKSVLLNTIATQWLRYPEAQVFFFDKGASSRAATLLTGGQFFHLGGDQGELAFQPLAEIDGAEDRAWAQEWVQDLVAAEGVEITPPVKEEIWGAIKNLAAGPREQRTLTLLAATIQDHTVKAALAPFTLSGPHGHLLDAHQNLSSAARWQTFEMSDLMASKAALAPVLTYIFRSLEKRFDGRPTLLVLDEAWLFLDRGAFAAKIREWLKTLRKFNVAVVFATQSLADIANSSIAPALIENCPTRVFLPNPDAQTPQILALYEAFGLNAQQVRIIANATPKREYYYQSSTGNRLFELGLGPLALATVGASSPGDQQLMTALLEEHGRAGFAPAYFAAAGHPDVAKYLSDQLVEARVA, encoded by the coding sequence TTGCTCTATTTGAAGGAATACCGCCCGAAGGCTGAGCGCCTGTTCGACCACCTGCCCTGGGTCGCGTTGATCGGCCCCGGCCTCGTCCTGAACAAGGACGGCAGCTTCCAGAAGACCCTCAGCTTCCGAGGACCGGACCTCGCCAGCTCGACGGATGCCAGCCTTGTGGCGATCCGCGCCCAGCTCAACAACGCCCTTCGCCGTCTCGGCTCGCGCTGGTGTTTGCACATCGAGGCGCTCCGGGCAGCCTCCCAGGATTATTCGGCCGGCGAGTTTCCCGATCCGGTGTCCGACCTCATCGACGATGAACGGCGTGTGGCGTTCGAGGCGGAGGAGCGGCACTTCGAGAGCCGCTATTTCCTCACCCTCACCTACCTGCCGCCCGAGGAGGCGATCAGCACCGCCGAAAGCCTCCTGCTGGAGAACGCGCCATCCGGCCGCGGCGCCGCGGGGATGTATCGCGCGGCCCTCAATGACTTTCTCGGCACGGTTCGCCAGGTGGTCGATATCCTGACCGCCATCATGCCCCGCGTGCGTGAGCTCTCGGATGATGAGACGCTCACCTATTTGCACGGGTGCGTTTCCACCAAGCCCCACTACGTCCGCGCCCCCGAAACGCCGGCCTATCTCGACGCCTTCCTCACCGACGACGACTTCCAGGGCGGACTTTTTCCCAGGCTCGGGAAGAACTTCATCCGCACGATTTCGGTCCGCGCCTACCCGACGACCTCCTCCCCTGGACTGCTCGACCGCCTCAACGAGCTGGGCGTCGGCTATCGCTGGGTTTGCCGCTACCTGCCGCTCGACAAGGAAGACGCCCGGCGGGCTGTGACCACGCTGCGCAAACGCTGGTTTGCCAAGCGTAAGGGGGTCATGGCTCTGCTCAAGGAGGCCATCACCCACGAGCCTTCCCAACTGGAAGACCCGGACGCGGCCGCCAAGACGGACGACGCCGATGCCGCCTTGGCGATCCTCGGCGGCGACTTCGCCTCCATCGGCTACTTCACCCCGACCGTCACCCTGATGGACCGTGACCCCGACCGGCTGGCCGACCGGGTTCGTGAGGTGGAAGGCGCCATCAATCGGGTGGGCTTCGTCTGCAAGGTCGAGGATATCAACGCGGTCGAGGCCTGGCTCGGAAGCTTGCCGGGGCAGGCCTATGCCGACTTGCGCCGGCCGTTCGTCTCTTCCCTGAACCTTTGCGACATGATGCCGATGTCGGCCATCTGGCCCGGCCCGACGCGCAATGAACACCTCACCGCCGAGTGCGCCAAGCGCGGCCATCCCGGCAGCCAGCCGCCCCTCATGGTCACGCGAACCGCTGGATCGACGCCGTTCCGTTTCGACCTGCACCAGGGGGATGTCGGCCACACGATGGTGGTGGGCCCGACCGGCGCCGGCAAATCGGTGCTGCTCAATACGATCGCCACCCAGTGGCTGCGCTACCCCGAGGCCCAGGTGTTCTTCTTCGACAAGGGCGCCAGTTCGCGCGCGGCCACGCTGCTCACCGGCGGGCAGTTTTTCCACCTTGGTGGCGACCAAGGCGAACTCGCTTTCCAGCCTTTGGCCGAGATCGACGGCGCCGAGGACCGCGCTTGGGCGCAGGAGTGGGTGCAGGATCTGGTGGCCGCCGAGGGCGTGGAGATCACGCCGCCGGTAAAGGAAGAGATCTGGGGCGCGATTAAGAACCTCGCGGCCGGCCCCCGCGAACAGCGCACCCTGACGCTTCTGGCGGCGACAATCCAGGACCACACAGTGAAGGCGGCCTTGGCGCCCTTCACCCTTAGCGGGCCGCACGGCCATCTGCTCGACGCCCACCAAAACCTCTCGTCGGCCGCCCGTTGGCAGACCTTCGAGATGTCGGATTTGATGGCCAGCAAGGCCGCGCTGGCTCCGGTCCTCACCTACATTTTCCGCAGCCTGGAGAAGCGGTTCGACGGCCGGCCGACATTGCTGGTCCTCGATGAGGCCTGGCTCTTCCTGGATCGGGGAGCCTTCGCCGCGAAGATCCGCGAGTGGCTGAAGACGCTGCGCAAGTTCAACGTCGCCGTGGTCTTCGCCACCCAGAGCCTGGCCGACATCGCCAACTCCTCGATCGCGCCGGCGCTCATCGAGAACTGCCCGACCCGGGTCTTCCTGCCCAACCCCGACGCCCAGACGCCACAGATCCTGGCGCTCTACGAGGCGTTCGGCCTGAACGCGCAACAGGTCAGGATCATCGCCAACGCCACGCCCAAGCGGGAATATTACTATCAGTCGAGCACCGGCAACCGGCTGTTCGAGCTAGGTCTTGGGCCCCTGGCCCTGGCGACCGTGGGCGCCTCTTCGCCCGGCGATCAGCAGCTCATGACGGCGCTCCTTGAGGAGCACGGGCGGGCCGGGTTTGCGCCGGCCTACTTTGCGGCGGCCGGACACCCTGACGTCGCGAAATACCTTAGCGACCAACTCGTCGAGGCGAGGGTCGCATGA
- a CDS encoding conjugal transfer protein TrbJ, which yields MRRLVATTAAAAVLSLGLSTTAPPQAQAQIAVIDPQAIIQAIKQVEQQLQMITQLQQQVASQAAMLQKLGVDVTGPLQQIASEATQLLQTAQGIGYQGQNLAQQFQQAYPTDLKGMSFAQTRQALAGWQANSRQTLQEAMATQNLIVRSQPTTAGAVNAAVAASQTAAGQTAAIQATNQLLASLSTQLTQLQTILITQGRAQQIAEAQAQGARAAGAAESQRYWNVQHPASRVKNPGDL from the coding sequence ATGCGTAGGCTCGTCGCCACTACAGCCGCTGCGGCGGTCCTCAGTCTCGGTCTCAGCACGACCGCGCCGCCGCAGGCGCAGGCGCAGATCGCAGTCATCGATCCGCAGGCGATCATCCAGGCCATCAAGCAGGTGGAGCAACAGCTCCAGATGATCACGCAGCTTCAGCAGCAGGTCGCCAGCCAGGCGGCCATGCTGCAGAAGCTTGGCGTCGACGTCACGGGTCCGTTGCAGCAGATCGCATCCGAGGCGACGCAGCTTCTCCAGACCGCACAGGGCATCGGCTACCAAGGCCAGAATCTCGCCCAGCAGTTTCAGCAGGCCTATCCGACCGACCTGAAGGGGATGAGCTTTGCCCAGACGCGGCAGGCGCTGGCCGGATGGCAGGCCAACAGCCGCCAGACCCTCCAGGAGGCCATGGCGACCCAGAACCTGATCGTCCGCTCGCAACCGACGACCGCAGGGGCCGTCAACGCGGCGGTCGCCGCTTCCCAAACCGCCGCCGGGCAGACGGCGGCCATCCAGGCGACCAATCAATTGCTGGCGAGCCTCAGCACCCAGCTCACCCAACTCCAGACCATCCTGATCACACAGGGGCGGGCTCAGCAGATCGCCGAGGCCCAGGCGCAAGGCGCCCGAGCGGCGGGGGCCGCTGAGAGTCAGCGGTACTGGAACGTCCAGCATCCTGCCAGCCGCGTGAAGAACCCGGGGGATCTATAG
- a CDS encoding EexN family lipoprotein, protein MRRLGFLGLIALTLAGCNPAGPAHDKAYYLAHADERGAMLERCRNDPGSLGKSSNCVNALAAAGEVESNRFWDVKKPRSRVENPSGL, encoded by the coding sequence GTGCGCCGTCTCGGATTTTTGGGCCTGATCGCCCTGACGCTCGCCGGATGTAACCCGGCCGGGCCCGCCCATGACAAGGCCTACTACCTCGCCCACGCCGATGAGCGGGGGGCGATGCTCGAGCGATGCCGCAACGATCCGGGCAGTCTCGGCAAGTCCTCCAACTGCGTGAACGCCCTGGCCGCAGCGGGCGAAGTCGAGAGCAACCGCTTCTGGGACGTCAAGAAGCCTCGCAGCCGGGTCGAAAACCCCAGCGGCCTTTAG
- the trbL gene encoding P-type conjugative transfer protein TrbL, with protein MMATADPAALDDFLNRFRSQVDAGFGLIQGDVAGTLAALVVISITITALLWAIDENQNVLASLVRKVLLVGFFAFLVTQWASLTKTVVNGFAALGLKAGGGAMSLADFTTSPSKIVISGIEVVKGLMLYVKEVAPGPIEFFAHIDVVLMALVAAIGILIAFVILAIEIVVTIIEFHIVTLIAFVTVPFGVLTQTSFMSERAIGYVISVGIKLMALAIVVSLGTTVFDSYTVSAAPDINEDVGLLLGAVVMVMLALKIPAIAGALISGGPQLNAGGALMGAAGVAAGVAGVGLAARMAGGAIAQGAAAGGAKVAAARAASGGLSSGGGAPGGGGGGGPSPPASPGPAPTPSPAPASHSAPAPVSGGPSASKPEAPASDAGSTSPIVARARARRSGLGSAARTSAASAAASGDSNSPGMSASPIRPDDDPKS; from the coding sequence ATGATGGCGACCGCCGACCCCGCAGCACTTGACGACTTTCTGAACCGCTTCCGCAGCCAGGTGGATGCAGGCTTCGGGCTGATCCAAGGCGACGTGGCTGGAACGCTGGCGGCGCTCGTCGTCATCAGCATCACCATCACGGCGCTGCTTTGGGCGATCGATGAAAACCAGAACGTACTGGCCTCGCTCGTCCGCAAGGTGCTCCTCGTGGGCTTCTTCGCCTTCCTCGTCACCCAGTGGGCGAGCCTGACAAAGACGGTCGTCAACGGATTTGCCGCGCTCGGTCTCAAGGCCGGCGGCGGAGCGATGAGCTTGGCGGACTTCACGACGTCGCCCTCCAAGATCGTGATTTCGGGCATCGAGGTGGTCAAGGGCCTCATGCTCTACGTCAAAGAGGTGGCCCCGGGACCGATTGAGTTCTTCGCCCATATCGACGTCGTCTTGATGGCTTTGGTCGCGGCCATCGGAATCTTGATCGCCTTTGTCATCCTCGCCATCGAGATCGTGGTGACGATCATCGAGTTCCACATCGTTACCCTGATCGCCTTCGTGACGGTGCCGTTCGGCGTGCTGACCCAGACCTCGTTTATGAGCGAACGCGCGATCGGCTACGTCATCTCGGTTGGCATAAAACTCATGGCGCTGGCCATCGTGGTCAGTCTCGGCACCACGGTATTCGACAGCTACACGGTCTCGGCCGCCCCGGACATTAACGAGGATGTCGGCCTGCTCCTCGGGGCTGTCGTGATGGTGATGCTGGCGCTGAAGATCCCCGCCATCGCCGGTGCGCTGATCAGTGGCGGCCCGCAGCTCAACGCCGGCGGCGCCCTGATGGGCGCAGCGGGTGTCGCTGCCGGCGTCGCCGGCGTCGGCCTTGCGGCTCGAATGGCGGGCGGCGCAATCGCGCAAGGCGCGGCGGCGGGCGGTGCCAAGGTGGCCGCAGCGCGGGCTGCGTCTGGCGGCCTGTCGTCAGGTGGAGGAGCCCCTGGCGGCGGCGGCGGCGGCGGCCCGAGCCCTCCCGCCAGCCCAGGGCCAGCTCCCACTCCAAGCCCGGCCCCTGCCAGCCATAGCGCGCCCGCGCCGGTTTCGGGCGGCCCGTCGGCGTCCAAGCCGGAAGCCCCCGCAAGCGACGCCGGCTCTACGTCGCCGATCGTCGCGCGAGCCCGGGCCCGTCGGAGCGGGTTGGGCTCGGCGGCGCGTACCAGCGCCGCGTCCGCGGCCGCCAGCGGTGACTCGAACAGCCCCGGGATGTCGGCCTCGCCGATCCGTCCCGACGATGATCCCAAGTCCTAG
- the trbF gene encoding conjugal transfer protein TrbF, which produces MLNAFRRPQDRYGSSAPVETPYQRAAQEWDNRIGSAVAQAKNWRLAAFCSLGLAALSLGGFIYQASNTNIATFVVPIDKYGRPGRIEVAGQSYKPSTAETGYFLADWVTRTRSKSIDAIVIRDNWTAAYRFVAGSAIGQLNDYAKTHDPFANAGAQAVSVEIVSVLARSPNTYQVQWRETTFDQGATRATENWTGLFTAKINAPKNEAELRANPLGIYITSFQWSREL; this is translated from the coding sequence ATGTTGAACGCCTTCAGGAGACCGCAAGACCGTTACGGCAGCTCCGCGCCGGTCGAGACCCCCTATCAGCGCGCTGCGCAGGAGTGGGACAATCGCATCGGCTCGGCCGTCGCGCAGGCGAAGAACTGGCGGCTTGCCGCCTTCTGCTCGCTGGGCCTGGCGGCCCTGTCGCTTGGCGGGTTCATCTACCAGGCCAGCAACACCAACATCGCCACCTTCGTGGTTCCGATCGACAAGTACGGCAGGCCGGGTCGCATCGAGGTCGCCGGGCAGAGCTACAAACCATCGACGGCGGAGACGGGCTACTTCCTGGCCGACTGGGTGACGCGGACCCGCTCCAAAAGCATCGACGCGATCGTCATCCGCGACAACTGGACCGCCGCCTATCGGTTCGTGGCGGGCTCCGCCATCGGTCAGCTCAACGACTACGCCAAGACCCACGACCCCTTCGCCAACGCCGGCGCCCAGGCGGTCAGTGTCGAGATCGTCTCCGTCCTCGCCCGCAGTCCTAACACCTACCAGGTGCAGTGGCGGGAGACGACCTTCGACCAGGGCGCCACCCGCGCCACCGAGAACTGGACGGGCCTGTTCACCGCCAAGATCAACGCGCCGAAAAACGAGGCCGAACTCCGGGCCAACCCCCTCGGCATCTACATCACCTCGTTTCAGTGGAGCCGGGAGCTTTAG